From Streptomyces sp. 6-11-2, one genomic window encodes:
- a CDS encoding GntP family permease, whose product MTRLSVEMLAADAPPPITSAGHAQLGIAVLAGIAVIVLLITRFKLHAFLSLTIGSLVLGAVAGAPLDKAITSFTAGLGSTVAGVGVLIALGAILGKLLADSGGADQVVDTILAKAKGRAMPWAMVLIASVIGLPLFFEVGIVLLIPVVLMVAKRGNYSLMRIGVPALAGLSVMHGLIPPHPGPLVAIDAVKANLGVTLALGILVAIPTVIIAGPLFAKVAARWVDVPVPDRMLPQRPSEELQRRPSFGATLATVLLPVVLMLAKALVDIVVDDPANMTQRVFDVIGSPMIALLAAVLVGVFTLGRPAGFSKERISSTVEKGLMPIAGILLIVGAGGGFKQTLIDAGVGQMVLDISKDWSIPALLLAWLIAVTIRLATGSATVATISAAGLVAPLAADMSTTHAALLVLAIGAGSLFFSHVNDAGFWLVKEYFGLSVGQTIKSWSVMETIISVVAGALVLLLSLVI is encoded by the coding sequence GTGACCAGACTCAGCGTCGAGATGCTGGCAGCGGACGCGCCCCCGCCGATCACCTCGGCCGGCCACGCCCAGCTCGGCATCGCCGTCCTCGCGGGCATCGCCGTCATCGTCCTGCTCATCACCAGGTTCAAGCTGCACGCCTTCCTGTCCCTGACCATCGGATCGCTGGTGCTCGGCGCGGTCGCCGGGGCACCGCTCGACAAGGCGATCACGAGCTTCACCGCCGGCCTGGGCTCCACCGTCGCCGGCGTGGGCGTGCTGATCGCCCTCGGCGCGATCCTCGGCAAGCTGCTCGCCGACTCCGGCGGCGCCGACCAGGTCGTCGACACGATCCTGGCGAAGGCCAAGGGGCGGGCGATGCCGTGGGCGATGGTGCTGATCGCCTCCGTGATCGGTCTGCCGCTGTTCTTCGAGGTCGGCATCGTGCTGCTGATCCCGGTCGTGCTGATGGTGGCCAAGCGCGGCAACTACTCCCTGATGCGCATCGGTGTGCCGGCGCTGGCCGGTCTGTCCGTGATGCACGGCCTGATCCCGCCGCACCCCGGACCGCTGGTCGCCATCGACGCGGTCAAGGCCAACCTGGGCGTGACGCTGGCGCTCGGCATCCTCGTCGCCATACCGACGGTGATCATCGCCGGTCCGCTGTTCGCCAAGGTCGCGGCCCGCTGGGTGGACGTCCCCGTTCCGGACCGGATGCTGCCCCAGCGCCCGTCGGAGGAGCTTCAGCGGCGTCCGAGCTTCGGCGCCACGCTGGCCACGGTGCTGCTCCCGGTGGTGCTGATGCTGGCCAAGGCCCTGGTCGACATCGTCGTGGACGACCCGGCGAACATGACCCAGCGTGTCTTCGACGTCATCGGCTCCCCGATGATCGCGCTGCTCGCCGCCGTGCTCGTCGGCGTCTTCACGCTGGGGAGGCCGGCCGGGTTCAGCAAGGAGCGGATCTCCTCGACCGTCGAGAAGGGCCTCATGCCCATCGCCGGCATCCTGCTGATCGTGGGCGCGGGCGGCGGCTTCAAGCAGACGCTGATCGACGCCGGGGTGGGCCAGATGGTGCTGGACATCTCCAAGGACTGGTCGATCCCGGCGCTGCTGCTGGCCTGGCTCATCGCGGTGACGATCCGGCTCGCGACCGGTTCGGCGACCGTGGCGACCATCTCGGCGGCCGGTCTGGTCGCCCCGCTCGCGGCCGACATGTCGACCACCCACGCCGCCCTGCTGGTGCTGGCCATCGGCGCCGGCTCGCTGTTCTTCAGCCATGTCAACGACGCCGGGTTCTGGCTGGTGAAGGAGTACTTCGGGCTGAGCGTCGGCCAGACGATCAAGAGCTGGTCGGTCATGGAGACGATCATCTCGGTGGTCGCGGGCGCCCTGGTCCTGCTGCTGTCCCTGGTGATCTAG
- a CDS encoding gluconokinase, translating into MRTPHVVVVMGVAGTGKTTIGPLLAARLGVPYAEGDDFHPRANIAKMTAGIPLGDEDRWPWLDAIGAWAHGRAGLGGVVSSSALKRSYRDRLRAAAPGVVFVHLTGDRKLIEDRMGHRRGHFMPTALLDSQFATLEPLQRDERGVAVDVSGSPEEITARAVAALDGLDSSTQSSEVPRP; encoded by the coding sequence ATGCGCACCCCCCACGTCGTCGTGGTGATGGGCGTCGCCGGCACGGGCAAGACCACGATCGGTCCCCTGCTCGCCGCCCGGCTCGGCGTCCCGTACGCCGAGGGCGACGACTTCCACCCGCGGGCCAACATCGCCAAGATGACGGCCGGGATCCCGCTCGGCGACGAGGACCGGTGGCCGTGGCTCGACGCCATCGGCGCCTGGGCCCACGGGCGGGCGGGGCTGGGCGGGGTGGTGAGCAGTTCGGCGCTGAAGCGGTCGTACCGCGACCGGCTGCGGGCCGCGGCTCCCGGCGTCGTCTTCGTGCACCTGACGGGCGACCGGAAGCTCATCGAGGACCGGATGGGGCACCGCCGGGGTCACTTCATGCCGACGGCGCTGCTGGACTCCCAGTTCGCCACGCTGGAGCCGCTCCAGCGGGACGAGCGGGGCGTCGCGGTCGACGTCTCCGGGTCGCCCGAGGAGATCACCGCACGCGCGGTGGCCGCGCTGGACGGCCTCGACAGCTCCACGCAGTCCTCCGAGGTGCCGCGGCCCTGA
- a CDS encoding FadR/GntR family transcriptional regulator has product MSTPGRGLHGRVLDTLGPAITAGEYPPGSVLRTDELAQRFDVSRSVMREAVRVLESMHLVASRRRVGVTVLPLTEWNVYDPQVIRWRLAGADRTRQLRSLTVLRSAVEPVAAGLAARLATPEQCAELTECALGMVANSRGHHRLQAYLVHDVAFHRVILSASGNEMFARLGDVVAEVLTGRTHHEVMFEEPDPAAVTLHVRLAEAVRARDADRAERLTREITVGALQELDVLAP; this is encoded by the coding sequence ATGAGCACACCGGGCCGAGGGCTGCACGGCCGCGTACTGGACACCCTCGGCCCCGCCATCACCGCGGGCGAGTATCCGCCGGGCAGCGTGCTGCGCACCGACGAACTGGCGCAGCGCTTCGACGTGTCACGCTCCGTGATGCGCGAGGCGGTCCGCGTCCTTGAGTCCATGCACCTGGTGGCTTCGCGCCGCCGCGTCGGCGTGACCGTGCTCCCCCTGACCGAGTGGAACGTCTACGACCCGCAGGTCATCCGCTGGCGCCTGGCCGGCGCCGACCGGACCCGGCAGCTGCGGTCGCTGACCGTGCTGCGCTCCGCCGTCGAACCGGTCGCCGCGGGTCTGGCCGCCCGGCTCGCCACCCCCGAGCAGTGCGCCGAACTCACCGAGTGCGCCCTAGGCATGGTGGCCAACTCACGCGGCCACCACCGGCTTCAGGCGTACCTGGTCCACGACGTCGCCTTCCACCGCGTGATCCTCAGCGCCTCCGGGAACGAGATGTTCGCTCGCCTCGGCGACGTCGTCGCCGAGGTCCTGACGGGCCGCACCCACCACGAGGTCATGTTCGAGGAGCCCGACCCCGCCGCTGTCACCCTCCACGTCCGGCTCGCCGAGGCGGTCCGGGCCCGCGACGCGGACCGCGCCGAGCGGCTGACCCGCGAGATCACCGTCGGGGCCCTCCAGGAACTGGACGTCCTGGCTCCGTAG
- a CDS encoding YchJ family protein, with the protein MTMRSCPCGLPEPYERCCGRYHGGGAAAPTAEALMRSRYCAFVRLDAGYLLRTWHPRTRPTRLDLDPGMRWTGLEILGTTDGSAFHGTGTVTFRASYRGGSLLERSRFERVDGAWVYVDGDVPEQ; encoded by the coding sequence ATGACCATGCGTTCCTGCCCGTGCGGGCTGCCCGAGCCGTATGAGAGGTGCTGCGGCCGCTACCACGGTGGTGGTGCCGCCGCGCCGACCGCCGAGGCGTTGATGCGGTCCCGGTACTGCGCCTTCGTGCGGCTGGACGCGGGGTATCTGCTGCGGACCTGGCACCCGCGGACGCGGCCGACGCGGCTCGACCTGGATCCCGGGATGCGCTGGACGGGTCTGGAGATCCTCGGCACGACGGACGGTTCGGCGTTCCACGGCACGGGGACGGTGACGTTCCGGGCGTCCTACCGGGGTGGCTCACTGCTCGAACGCAGCCGGTTCGAGCGGGTCGACGGGGCGTGGGTGTACGTGGACGGGGACGTCCCCGAGCAGTGA
- a CDS encoding dsRBD fold-containing protein, translating into MTRPVGIRPPSVKEWRLNLYLSEHDPDTTARIVLDTGDNVLETRAEARRNPYDMAVPEIGDELAAGRALIALGRELLRAAAGDIDAVGAPEATPPVPLWTSRE; encoded by the coding sequence ATGACTCGACCCGTCGGCATCCGGCCTCCCTCCGTCAAGGAGTGGCGGCTCAATCTGTATCTGTCCGAACACGACCCGGACACCACCGCCCGGATCGTCCTGGACACCGGCGACAACGTCCTGGAGACCCGGGCGGAGGCCCGCCGCAATCCGTACGACATGGCGGTGCCCGAGATCGGGGACGAACTCGCGGCCGGCCGTGCGCTGATCGCGCTCGGCCGCGAGTTGCTGCGCGCCGCCGCGGGCGACATCGACGCGGTGGGAGCGCCGGAGGCGACGCCTCCCGTCCCCCTGTGGACATCCAGGGAGTGA